The genome window TGGTTGAAATGGATGGTTTTGAGGGTACGGAAGGTGTCATTGTTATTGCAGCAACCAACCGTCCTGACGTTCTAGACCCAGCGTTACTTCGCCCAGGCCGTTTTGACCGCCAAGTTAACGTCGGACTGCCTGATATTCGTGGTCGTGAAAAAATCCTTAAAGTACACATGCGCAAAGTGCCAATGGCTGATGATGTAAAGCCCGAGCTTATTGCGCGTGGCACGCCAGGCTTCTCCGGGGCTGATCTAGCTAACCTTGTGAACGAAGCTGCTTTGTTCGCGGCGCGCAGTAATAAGCGTACCGTTGGTATGGAGCAGTTTGAGAGCGCTAAAGATAAAATCATGATGGGTGCTGAGCGTAAGTCGATGGTTATGGCTTACAAAGAGCGTCTTAACACAGCATACCATGAGTCAGGTCACGCGATTGTTGGTCGGTTAATGCCTGAGCATGACCCAGTATACAAAGTGTCGATTATTCCGCGTGGTCGTGCGTTAGGTGTGACAATGTTCCTGCCTGCTGAAGATCGTTATAGTCACAGCCGTCAGACAATTATCTCAAATATTTGCTCGCTATACGGTGGCCGTATAGCGGAAGAGATGACCTTGGGTAAAGAAGGGGTCACCACTGGCGCGTCAAATGATATTCAACGTGCGACGTCGTTGGCTCGTAATATGGTAACCAAGTGGGGTTTATCGGAAGCGTTAGGTCCGTTGTTGTATGATGATGAAGATGGCGACCCATTTGGTCATGGTTACGGCCAAGGAGCTAAGCCATTGGCTGAAGAAACGCAGCGTAGTATTGATGCTGAAGTTCGCTCTATTATCAACAGTTGTTACGAGCAAGCGCACAAACTGCTGGTAGATAACCGCGATATTTTAGAAGCGATGACTCAAGCATTGATTAAATACGAAACGATTAATAGTGATCAAATAGATGAGTTAATGGCGCGTAAACCCGTTACTCCGCCAGAAGGTTGGGTTGATGATGGAGATGAGCCGACATCGACTCCTTCTTCGGGGGAGGCTGTTGCCGAATCGGATGCGCCAGTCGCTAATGATCAGTCAAAGCCCGAGGATGATGGGGTGATTGGCGAAGACGGAAAACCTGCTTAATTATTGCGCTTAGTCGTTGATTTAATAGACCGGATGCTGGTGCAGTATTCGGTCTTTTTGTATGTGGTCTAGTATGAAACAGTTGGTATGTGGTTCCCGAACCTTGGATATGTCCCGTGTTCACGTCATGGGTATTTTAAATGTGACGCCGGACTCTTTTTCGGATGGCGGGCGTTATTTCTCCCATAGGGACGATTTAGATAAGGCGTTAGCACGAGCACGAGTTATGCTCGATGAGGGCGCTACTTTAATCGATGTCGGTGGTGAGTCTACGCGCCCCGGAGCAACACCAGTCTCTGAGCAAGAGGAAATGGATCGAGTTTTGCCTGTAGTGGAGCGAATCGCGCAAGAAATGGACGTTGTTATTTCAGTTGATAC of Neptunomonas phycophila contains these proteins:
- the ftsH gene encoding ATP-dependent zinc metalloprotease FtsH, which gives rise to MAKNLVLWLVIAAVLLTVFNNFSTETETSRLNYSEFVKEVQSDRVSKVVIDGYNIIGTRTNGETFKTVRPALQDPKLVDDLLSHDVVVEGKQPEQQSIWSQLLVASFPILIIIAIFMFFMRQMQGGGGKGGPMSFGKSKAKMMSEDQIKTTFDDVAGVEEAKEDVKELVDYLRDPGKFQRLGGHIPRGVLMSGSPGTGKTLLAKAIAGEAKVPFFSISGSDFVEMFVGVGASRVRDMFEQAKKHAPCIIFIDEIDAVGRHRGVGMGGGNDEREQTLNQLLVEMDGFEGTEGVIVIAATNRPDVLDPALLRPGRFDRQVNVGLPDIRGREKILKVHMRKVPMADDVKPELIARGTPGFSGADLANLVNEAALFAARSNKRTVGMEQFESAKDKIMMGAERKSMVMAYKERLNTAYHESGHAIVGRLMPEHDPVYKVSIIPRGRALGVTMFLPAEDRYSHSRQTIISNICSLYGGRIAEEMTLGKEGVTTGASNDIQRATSLARNMVTKWGLSEALGPLLYDDEDGDPFGHGYGQGAKPLAEETQRSIDAEVRSIINSCYEQAHKLLVDNRDILEAMTQALIKYETINSDQIDELMARKPVTPPEGWVDDGDEPTSTPSSGEAVAESDAPVANDQSKPEDDGVIGEDGKPA